In the Balaenoptera ricei isolate mBalRic1 chromosome 1, mBalRic1.hap2, whole genome shotgun sequence genome, ATTATGAGTCAAGAGCTGTATGTCAAATTGCTTAGCAAATGCAGTCAAATCGGGTGGCATCACACAGCAGGAGGCAAGATTAACTTGGTTACTATTTGGTTTTACctagaagtggaaaaaaaaaaaaatgacatctccACTAAATTAAGTACTACAAAAAGTAGAAAGCAATAAAAGGATTCAATTTTAGAACATATGAAATATCACATTCTACAATACTTAAAGTTTATAAAACacttttacatgtatatatttattaatgtatGCTGTTCTGACTCAGTGgtaacagagaaaggaaaaatagctCTGCAAGGGGGAAAAAGCCAATATATTATTACACTATTATAAAAGTCTCATGCTCGAACCTGCCATCTAATACATCTGCCTTGGAAACTAACATGATTCTAAGTGGTATGGTTCCACCTACAAAGGAAATATGTCTTAAAGATAGAGGATCAAATACAAATGATAAGTATGTTTAATGTTGAAGTATACAATATGGTTATTAATCAGACATTTGAAAAAGAGAAGAATCAGGTAATTTCTAATAGATGCTCTAGTTAATTTATAGATACATCTCAGATCATCTAAGTCTCTCCAACAGGATCTTAGCCACATTCTGGCTATCACCAAGCCGAAGGGACAAAGGGCAACTTTTCTCTAGGGTCTTCCTGcccataagaaaatgaaaaggctggggataaatgaaaaggaataaagaaaaatacagacagTAAACTACTTGTAAGCAACTTCCCTAATAATTTTATAGGTTAATAGGCTAGAGAGCGGCAGTGATTAATTTATGACTCCTACTCCACATCAAGTTATGTGAACAGAAGGTCTTATATATCTTTAAATAACAGagcaaaatatttgttatatatgaTTTTCTCTCACTTAGGAAATTAGAACCATGGACTAATAAaacctaaaggaaaacataatatttttatcacataATTAAAACTGAAGGAAAGAGCCTTAATTCATTTGGCTATGAATGCTTCAACACACACTTTCTAGTGTTTTTGTCAAAGCCTGCTTCAAAACTCCCATGTTTGGAACAGTCACCCCACAGTGGCATCCACTATGAGCACGATGTttaatgggatgcagcaaagacTGTAAAAGACAGGCTCCTCCTGGAGTGCTCGTGATCTAGACGTCTTTTACCTGTGCCCACTGATACAGCTGTTCCAACTGGCTTTTGTCCAGATCAGAGGTACCTATAGCAACAATCTTTTTGCTGTGGACTAAGTTTTGTAATTCTTCCCAGTAAGGCTGCAAATGCTCCAAGGAAAGATTAACTCCATCTTCAATAGGAGGTGAAGCAATGATCACAGAATCCAGCTGTGCAACTCCAAGGACTGAACAGGCTGATGTGAAGGAAAAACACAAAGAGGATAAATGTTTGTTACATAATAAAAACAAGTTGTTTCTAATGTTCTTTAAGTACCCCACTGAATTCTGTCCATACAGTTCACTAGTATTCTACATAACAGATTATTTCACTAGGTTTCATAATTTACCTGtcatttagaacatttccatcttttaaaaaagtataaagtgCCCATTCATCTACTTGGTCTATGTGGCAGACATGTGGGTTTCTTTGACCTGCCTCATTCCTGGGGAAACTCACAACTACTAAAGGTTCCTCTTTCTGAGGAACAGGCCTCCTTGTTGCCTAGGCCCCAGGACTTTTTGGTAGCCTTTGACCTAATAGTCTATAATTGGTAGTCATAGCAAAGAATAAGCTTGAGACTCTGAAAGACTGAATTTATGGTCTTAACCTATATATTAATCTATATTTATAGATGTAGATAATCTcttaatttctataaaaataattttaagagtttatttttaatgattattgtTCACTCCATAGTTATATTAAAGAGCTATTTATTTAACTGCTCAATGTATATAAATACtggaagaatgttttaaaaaacactgaataaCTATACTGCCATAGTAACCTAACCAAGTGCTGAAAATAGATAAAaatgcttgtttttgttgttgttattcttttgATATTTCACCTGTAGTAAAAGAGTTAAGAATATGATTAAGGAGAATTTCTATCTCTAAACATATAGTTAACATTTAATTATGTTACATCTTTTACAttccttttatatattaaaatatgaccTTACATAAGTTGATGTGATTCTACAGAAGCCTTAACAGATTAGGCTAgaactttaaaagataaaattgcaatgagctcattttcttttttacctgGACCTGAACACAAGATATAACTAATACACCTACACTAATTTAAAGTCCAcatgaaaataaagttgaaattttGCTTACCCATGTCAACTGCATTTCTAGTTGATGATGAAGAGTTTGATCCTACAATGAACAGTTTTGCTGggtgacaaagaaaacaaaacagattacTATATTTGAGTAACATTCTACTACATAGTAGTAATACTGCTAAAATACTAAGATGACAGATAATCCTGAatgaattttttcctttcctagtcgcattgttttatagttttcattttaagacCTAAAAGGATATTTccactgtaattttaaaattatatgctaGTTGCCAACAATAATCTGATtgtcaaaacaaaaaagcaaatattaatttcccctttattAGAAGGCAGGGCAGATAAATATAGAAACTtattcaaaatgtatatttttatgaattaaaCATTAATGGAGCATATTATTTTCTCCAATAAACTAAAGTCTATATAAAGCCTAAATTAGAATTGCTTATAAtgagaagaaaattgaaaaaaaaaagccaaaaaaccaaaaacaaacatacaCTCCACAATCCTACCTTCCTAATATTGAATacaatcattttcatttttagacGACATTACCTTCAAGTTCTTGGTCATATAAAGCAGagtatatattttctacttccaCATACTTGGTTTACCCTtatgtaacaaatatttttacatcTCTATGCagtattatcttaattttttaaaaatcataacagTAATGTATTCActctagaaatgaagaaaatctataggagtaggggaaaaaaaaaaaccaaacaaacaataaaaactctACCAATAGTCTCATCACCAAAAGCAATTACTGTTTAGATGTTTATGTactctggatttttcttttctttttttttttggccgcatggcTTGTCGGATCTTAGTtcgccaaccagggattgaacccggaccctcaGCAGTAAAAGCACAgaatcgccagggaattccctgtactctgtatttttaatgaataattttacACACTCATTTTTAATGGTGAACATTATTCTGTAATTTTGATAGGGTATAATTTACTGAATGATTTCCTACTTTTTTGACTTTTAGATTAGTTCCAGTTTTTTGTTATCACATATAATGCTGAAATAAACATCTATGCTAACTTCTTGTTCAACTTTAAGCCTGAAGCATTTCCCAAGGACAAACCGTCAGAAATGTGATTATGAGTCAAAGAATATGATCTGTTTTTTGTGAGTCGTGTtctactttatttacctcctatTTTATAAAAGATTTGTACCAGTTTACCAGAGCACTAAAAGTTAGGAGTTGCTCTCCTAACAATATAGGATgctattaaacaaaacaaaacaaaaaatatatatatatatatttgctaatTTGATAGGTACAAAATATACCTGCCCAGAACAACATTAATTGGCATTTCTTTGCTTACCAGGAAAGTTGAGTAGTTTTTCATATTTATGAAATTGAGGCTTTGGCTTGATTTCAACTCagctttatatgtatatatttactttaTGTAAACTCACTGTTCAAAAATCtaaatttactcaacaaatagGTGGAGTAATAGGAAAGCAAGAAGAGGAAAATCAGAAAGGGGAATGGAGAGAAAACAGGGTTAATGAAACACCCttatgtaaagtgcctggcattCAACATATACAACAAATTTTCCTTGTacaacatttcttatatttgtcatttcctttctACTGCTAGATAATCTTCCTAAAACACTGCTTTCCTCATGTTACTTCTCTATTTAAAAGCCATCACAACTTCCTTACCAGGTGAGAGTCAATCTTCACCACTTTGCTCCAGCCTTAGCTCCTGTAATTATGCTCTGTGAACACCCTCCCCATCACTATCCCTCTGGCCATGAATCTGTGCCATTTGAAACGGTCTCCTCTCTCTGAAAGATGAGGCATTTTTAGGTAGGTGAAGAGAGGAAAGCTCTTGATACTTATCAAAAACCTCAAGCCTTCCAGGAACTGAGGACAACTTGTAAGAGCTCCAAGATGGATCTACACCATGATGAACTGCAATCAACCACAGAGAAATGTTGCTCTGATGTCCTTTCCAACACAAATAATAATGTGAAGTTAACAGAAAGAAATGGGTTTTGTAGTCAGGCATACCTGGATGGATTCCTGGTTCAACCACTTACTTGCTGTATAACAACTTTCAAGTTATTTAATGTCACTTCTGCAATGGGGGTAAAAAACCTACCCTGCAGAACTgctttgaaaattatatgaagaaaTATAACCATAAAGTGTCaagtacagtgcctggtataAAGAAAgattcaacaaatggtacttaTTATTATTAGAGTCAAAAGACAATGCCCTATCTCATCTTACATGTTCATCCTAAtaagagtaataataaaataacaacaaccacAACACAACCACAAATGGTAATAAATAACAGCTATCTGGCACTTACTTGTGCCAAGCACCATGCTAAGTGCCTCTTTTGTTATTTCATCTAACTTACAAAGAAGCCTGTGAAACAGAtgtacccccattttatagatgaggaaactgacctcagagaggttaaatcattTGTTAGCCCCAGATTATATCAGTCAGTAATCTGCACATCCAGGAATTTCAATTTAGTTAAGCTCAAGCATTTAATGACTATGTTATGCTGACTGTAAGCTGAGGACAAGAACATCTTCATTCCTTGAGCTCAGCACTATCTCTGCAAAGTAGGAGTCATTTCACCTTTGTTGAATGGGTAGAGTATGTATTTGATTTCTCTTCATGCAACTTGTTGCCAAGACTTCTTTCTCTGCTCCCAGGCAACCTCAGCCATTGCTTAGCAGTATCACACCAGGAACGGAGGGCTTATGCTGGCTTTAGGTGGGCAATACTCTTAAGTCTTCCCTTTATTCTTTCCATTTCCTACACCTTACTCTTCCTACTGCTCTGATGTCCTACAAATAAATTAATGAGAACATCATGAAGAGGTGAAGTTCTATTCTGACTCCATTGAAGTAGCCAATAGTGACCTCCTATAACTCCCTTTTTAAAGCTgactttaaaattatgttataaaAAAATCTCTATATTTCCCACACTTAGTGATTGAGTTACTCATTACCAGAAGCAAGGAAAGGTTTAGTCCCATGCCTGACAAAACCTCACTATCATccactgtataacaaaatgaactGTAAAGGCTGGACTTTACCAGAaactttcatttcttctctttcatcggGATTTATCTTTTCTACTGCATGAGATACAGTACATTCCAAGACATCTGGAAACTCCTATAATAAACACATGatatttacaataaatataaaattagtgtTTCTGATTAGCTATATATTTTCTATTGTCCATAACACTCTTTAGAAGCAGAGAACCCATAAGACAATAGAGTTCTTTACCTGAGGCCTAGATGGGCTTCATAACGTTTGTAAAGCCCTGAAATAAAGGTAAagtgctgtgtgtgtatgtgtccattTTCTGGGAAAAAGTATCTCATTTTGATGAGATACTCAGAGGGATGTatgatcaaaaacaaacaaacgaacaaacaaacaaattgggCAGTATGTGAGGAGTGAGAACCACTAACACAGTAAACACTTTTGCTCAGAAAAGAAACCAGTGAAAAGTAAGTA is a window encoding:
- the GCLM gene encoding glutamate--cysteine ligase regulatory subunit, which produces MGTDSRAAGALLARASTLHLQTGNLLNWGRLRKKCPSTHSEELRDCIRKTLNEWSSQISTDLVREFPDVLECTVSHAVEKINPDEREEMKVSAKLFIVGSNSSSSTRNAVDMACSVLGVAQLDSVIIASPPIEDGVNLSLEHLQPYWEELQNLVHSKKIVAIGTSDLDKSQLEQLYQWAQVKPNSNQVNLASCCVMPPDLTAFAKQFDIQLLTHNDPKELLSEASFQEALQESIPDIQAHEWVPLWLLRYSVIVKSRGIIKSKGYILQAKRKGF